The Toxoplasma gondii ME49 chromosome XII, whole genome shotgun sequence genome includes a region encoding these proteins:
- a CDS encoding hypothetical protein (encoded by transcript TGME49_200110), giving the protein MVLKENLRVKQVHQGEDPMDIGYQPGNVWSVGSEVDVSCCVFVERAVKPAEISGTVRECRHAPAGNSCNADCLSSPTVHVLIFLTTTTEGGVCQMAKAKYVGRRQEAICLQAALGEMLSEITNPL; this is encoded by the coding sequence ATGGTATTAAAAGAGAATTTGCGCGTGAAGCAGGTACACCAGGGGGAGGATCCCATGGATATTGGTTACCAGCCGGGGAATGTTTGGTCCGTCGGCTCGGAGGTGGATGTGAGCTGTTGTGTATTTGTGGAACGAGCGGTGAAGCCTGCCGAAATTAGCGGAACCGTCAGAGAATGCCGCCACGCGCCTGCGGGAAACAGTTGCAACGCCGATTGTTTGTCGTCACCGACTGTGCACGTCCTTATTTTCCTCACAACGACCACCGAGGGAGGTGTTTGCCAGATGGCGAAGGCGAAGTACGTTGGCCGCCGCCAAGAAGCGATCTGTCTGCAGGCCGCCCTCGGAGAAATGCTGAGCGAGATCACAAATCCGCTATGA